The DNA window TCCTGATCATGCTCTACGTCTCCACCGAACGGCCCGGTTGGCTGGTCGTCGGCGGGCTGATGTTCGTCGGCGGCGCGACGCTCGCCTACTTCCTCTTCGGGCACGTCCGGATCCGCTTCGACATCTGGCAGCACCCGTTCGACTTCTACGGCCCGGGCACCAGCGACAAGGCCTTCCAGCCGGTCGAGGCCAGGTTCGGCATGGGCTGGGGTGGCCTGATCGGGCGCGGCTTCGGCGACGGTGACCCCAACCGGGTGCCCTACGCCAACTCCGACTTCATCCTCTCCTCGATCGGTGAGGAGCTCGGCCTGACCGCCGTCATGGCGGTGCTGATGATTTACGGCCTGATCGTCGAGCGCGCGCTGCGCACCGCGCTGATCTGCCGCGACGCCTTCGGCAAGCTGGTCGCCACCGGTCTCGGCAGCGCGATCGCGCTGCAGGTCTTCGTCGTCGTCGGCGGCGTCACCGGGCTCATCCCGCTCACCGGTCTCACCACGCCGTTCCTCTCGTACGGCGGTTCCTCCCTCGTCGCCAACTGGGTGATCATCGCGTTGCTGCTCCGCATCTCCGACCAGGCCAGGCGCCCGCTGCCGTCGATCTCCGACGACACCACCGCCATCAGCACCGACGACACCCAGGTGGTCAAGGTGGTGAACGCGTGAACAAGCCGATCCGCACGGTCTCGATCTTCTGCCTGCTGCTCTTCGTGGCGCTGATGGTCAACGCCACCTACCTGCAGTACTGGAAGGCCGGGGCGCTCAACGACAACCCGCTCAACCGGCGCGTGCAGGTGGCGGCCTACTCCCAGGAGCGCGGCGCGATCCTGCTGCCCGGCCGCAACCCGGTGGCCGAGAGCGTGAAGTCCCACGACGAGTACAAGTTCCAGCGCACCTACCCCAAGCCGCTGCAGTACGCGCCGATCACCGGCTACTTCTCCTACTACGGCGCCACCGGCATCGAGCGGTCCCGCAACTCGGTGCTCTCCGGCGACGACCCGCGGCTGTTCGTCAACAACTTCGTCGACCTGCTCAGCAGCGACCCGCCGAAGGGCGGCAACGTCACGCTGACGATCGACCCCAAGGCGCAGCAGGCGGCGTACGACGGGCTCGCGGCCCTCGGCGACGGCGTGCAGGGCTCCGTGGTGGCGCTCGAGCCGGCCACCGGCAAGGTGCTCGCGATGGTGTCTCTGCCGACCTTCGACCCCAACAAGCTGGCGTCGCACGACCTGTCGGCGGTCGCGAAGCGGGCCAAGCAGCTCAACGACGACCCGACCGAGCCGCTGCTCAACCGGGCGATCCAGACCCGACTGCCCCCCGGCTCGACGTTCAAGGTCGTCACCGCCGCGGCCGCGATCGACAAGGGCCTGTACGACGCCGACTCCGAGGTGCCCGGCGGCGTGACCTACCAGCTCCCGCTGACCAGCGGCGAGAGCGGCGTGATCGACAACGAGGGCCGCAGCTGCGGCGCCAACGGCGCCAAGATCCCGTTCGCCCAGGCGATGGAGCAGTCCTGCAACACCACGTTCGCCCAGCTCGCGGGCGAGGTCGGCGCCGAGGACATGGCCAAGACCGCCGACGGGTTCGGGTTCAACCAGCACTACTTCGACGACCTGTCGCCGCAGGCCATCTCGGTCTTCCCGGAGGACCTCAACAAGGCCCAGCTCGGCCAGACCGGCTTCGGCCAGTTCGAGGTGGCCGCGACCCCGCTGCAGATGGCCATGGTCGCCGCCGGCCTCGCCAACGACGGCTCCGTGATGAAGCCCTACCTGGTCGACGAGGAGCAGTCGGCCGACCTCAACGTGCTCAGCAAGACGGACCCCGAGAAGTTCTCCCAGGCCG is part of the Nocardioides conyzicola genome and encodes:
- a CDS encoding penicillin-binding protein 2, whose product is MNKPIRTVSIFCLLLFVALMVNATYLQYWKAGALNDNPLNRRVQVAAYSQERGAILLPGRNPVAESVKSHDEYKFQRTYPKPLQYAPITGYFSYYGATGIERSRNSVLSGDDPRLFVNNFVDLLSSDPPKGGNVTLTIDPKAQQAAYDGLAALGDGVQGSVVALEPATGKVLAMVSLPTFDPNKLASHDLSAVAKRAKQLNDDPTEPLLNRAIQTRLPPGSTFKVVTAAAAIDKGLYDADSEVPGGVTYQLPLTSGESGVIDNEGRSCGANGAKIPFAQAMEQSCNTTFAQLAGEVGAEDMAKTADGFGFNQHYFDDLSPQAISVFPEDLNKAQLGQTGFGQFEVAATPLQMAMVAAGLANDGSVMKPYLVDEEQSADLNVLSKTDPEKFSQAVSATTANEVTKLMVSTVDNGTASPGAIPGISVAGKTGTAQSGIDDVPPYAWYISFAPADNPEVAVAVMIQKADIPRGEIAGGVYGGPIAKAVMEAVIR